The window CCCCGCCCGAAGCACATGGCTGAACCCAATTCCCCCTGCAAAGAGGATATTTTCCGTGGTTACCGCCAAGAGCGCTGTTAAAATCATTTGCACAAAGACGTTCATACGCGGGGCACCCTCCTTTTTTCGGCTTTCCGGCCGCGTTTTTCATTTGCCCACTGGACAAACGCGGCAAAAAATCCTAAAAGAATAAATCCGAAGAACGGCAGGGAAACCCCCGCGTCCGCCGTACCGTACACCCCCATGTTGGTGTGCCAAAGACTGCCCTTAAGCCAAAATTCACGAATGGCGGCACTCAGGCAGATTACCAGTGAAAACCCGACGGAGCACCCCACGGCGTCCGCGGCCACCGCCCATCCGATATGGGTCGGCGCGTAGTCGTTGGCACGGGACAGGACGACGGAATTGCAGATCATCAGACTTGCGAACATCCCCAAAGCGGTCACCGCTCCGGGAATCAGTTTGTCGGTCAGCCACGCGGCCGGCAGGTAGATCATAGCCGAAGCCGCCAGAACCAGTCCCGGGCGAATCCATACAGGCAACATTTCCCCCACAAGACAGAACAAAAGAGCCACCGGCAAAGAGATAAACAGAAACAAAAGCGACAGTTCAACCGCGTTTTTCATGTTATAGCCCGCGGCCACAACGGGATATAGCCCAAGCGCTCCGACAAGAACGGGATTTTTAAAAAATACCCCGTTCAGAAAGATTGTGTTTGTTTCACGAAGAAGACTTCTTTTATTCGTCATACGGTTCATCCCCCAGTCTGAGCGCGCCGCACACCAGGGAATTGATCTGCGGAGCAGCGGCGTTGGCAATCAAGATCGCAAAGCTGGCTCCCTGTTCAAAGGCGCCAAAGCGGCGGAACATCATAATTACGAATCCCGCAAAAGCACCGTAAAGAATGCGGCCAATCGTCCTGTGCGGCGCGGTCACCGGATCGGTTATCATAAATACGGAACAGAAAAGCAGGGAACCGGACATCAGCTCGTATTTCACCGAGGTCAGCGCACTGCACGCAATCCGGGGAAAGAACGCCGCAATCAGTACGGCAACGACCAAAAACGAGGCCGTTATTTCCCATCTTGCCGTGCGTTTCAAAAACAGAAACAGTCCGCATGCGCAGATAATCAAGATTCCGGTAGTTCCCAAAGGTCCCGCAAACACACCCCAAAGCATGTCGAGCGGCAGAATATCCGGCTTCAGCCCGCTTTTTAAAACAGCGGCGGGCGAACGGACCAGTTCAGCGGTAAAATTTTCATATGCGGGAATCGTCTGGGACACCGCGGGGTTGAAATAGGAAAACATCAGTTTTGGCCAGCAGAGCGTTGCAAAGGCAACCCCCGCAGCCGCCGGATTAAACGGCGTATGCCCGATGGAGCCGAACGGCATCTTCGCAACCAGAATTGCAAAGGCGGCCGCAGCGCAGGGCAGCCATAAAGGCGCGTTCAGCGGCATCAGCATCACAATCATCATACCCGTTACCATGGAGGAACAGTCTGAAAGGCTGATGCTTTTTGTTTGAATCAGGCTGAACAGGATTTCACACAGCGCACAGGCAAGCATCGTCACTCCCGCCATGACAAGGGGGCGTACTCCGTAATGCACCACCGGCAGCACAAGCAGCATGGCAAGCGTAAACAGCACATCCCGCATCATGGAAGAAACGGAGGCTTCGCTTTTCACAAAAGGGGACCTTGCGTCATTTAATGTCAATCGAAGTCACCGCTTTTCTTGTATGACGCCGCTTTTGAAATGGCGGCGGTCAAATCTATTCCCGACGGGCACGCAACGGAACAGGCTGCGCAGCCAATGCATTTCTGTACGTTCGGCATTCTGACCGGGTCGGGCTTTGTGCTTTGTATTTCACGTAAAACCCTCCACGGCACAATGCCGCGCGGACACGCCCGCGCGCATTTTTCACAGCCGATGCAGGGATAGGATTTATTTCTCGGCGTTTTTTTCAGCGCGATCACACAGCGCGTCGCAGCCGTGACCGGTTCGGACAAATCGGTAACAGCCTTCCCCGTAACGGAAGAACCGGTAATGACAAGCGTCGTCTTTTCGCTCGCCTCGCACGCATCAAGCAGGAATTGCAGCGGTGTGCCGATACGCACCCGCATATTTCGCCAGTGTTCCACCCCATCGCCCGCCACAGTCACC of the uncultured Caproiciproducens sp. genome contains:
- a CDS encoding Rnf-Nqr domain containing protein, which gives rise to MTNKRSLLRETNTIFLNGVFFKNPVLVGALGLYPVVAAGYNMKNAVELSLLFLFISLPVALLFCLVGEMLPVWIRPGLVLAASAMIYLPAAWLTDKLIPGAVTALGMFASLMICNSVVLSRANDYAPTHIGWAVAADAVGCSVGFSLVICLSAAIREFWLKGSLWHTNMGVYGTADAGVSLPFFGFILLGFFAAFVQWANEKRGRKAEKRRVPRV
- a CDS encoding RnfABCDGE type electron transport complex subunit D encodes the protein MTLNDARSPFVKSEASVSSMMRDVLFTLAMLLVLPVVHYGVRPLVMAGVTMLACALCEILFSLIQTKSISLSDCSSMVTGMMIVMLMPLNAPLWLPCAAAAFAILVAKMPFGSIGHTPFNPAAAGVAFATLCWPKLMFSYFNPAVSQTIPAYENFTAELVRSPAAVLKSGLKPDILPLDMLWGVFAGPLGTTGILIICACGLFLFLKRTARWEITASFLVVAVLIAAFFPRIACSALTSVKYELMSGSLLFCSVFMITDPVTAPHRTIGRILYGAFAGFVIMMFRRFGAFEQGASFAILIANAAAPQINSLVCGALRLGDEPYDE